The Candidatus Cloacimonadota bacterium genomic sequence CTTTGATGTGATCCTTCTTGATCTGGGTTTGCCCGACAGCAATGGATTGAGCACAATCACAAAACTCTTGCAATGTGAGAAAAAAGTACCCATTATCGTTCTGACAGGGCTGGAAGATGAGAAGATAGCGCTCGATGCAATCAGGTTAGGAGCGCAGGATTATATAACGAAAAGTAATATTAATCCAGACGTGCTTGTGAGGATCCTTCGATATTCAATAGAACGGAAAAGGACACAAGAAGCACTTTTCGAAAGTGAAAAAAAATATAGAGACCTTGTGAATCATATAACTGATGGTATCTATAATACTGATCTGCAAGGAAAATTCACCTTTGTTAATGATGCATTATGTAAGATTTTTGGTTATTATGAAAGTGAACTCTTAGGAAAACCGTTCAGTATGTTGGTCGAACCGGAAAAACGCGAAGAATTTGTTTCCCGTTACAACGAATCATTTAAAACAGGTAGATCTAGTGAGATTATCGAGGTGCCGGCAATAACGGAAGATGGATCAAGCATTACTGTTGAGATAAAACCGGTCGTACAATATGAGAAGGGTGAACCTGCTGGATCGAGAGGTGTTGTTCGGGATGTAACAGAAAGGAAAAACTGGGAGCAACAACTCGAGGAGAGTGAAGTACGGTATCGTTCTTTTGTTGAGAATTTTCACGGGATTGCATTCAGGAGTTTTTTAAATGGTATTCCCATCTATTTTCATGGAGCAGTCAAAGAAATTACCGGTTACACAGAAGCTGAATTCATCAATGGATATCCCCGCTGGGAAGAGATTATATATCAAGATGATCAAGAGCGTCTTGCACGATCACATGATCAGAAAATACTGTCTGACGGCTTCGACATTGAAAGAGAATACAGGATTGTCAGAAAGGATGGCAAGATAGCGTGGGTGCATGATTACATTCAGACTATCTTTGATTATACGAGAAATAAAAATATCCTTCAGGGTGCGATCTATGATGTTACCGAACGAAAAAAAGCTGAGGAAGAACTCAGCCTTAGTCGTGAACAGCTCAAAATGGCGAATTCAATTTTACGCCATGATGTAACGAATGATCTCTCAGTTATCCAGAGTGCAGTAGAAATTTTTCAGGATGAGAAAGACGATCAAATGCTTGATGAAATCGAGAAACGTGTTAACATGAGCATGGATACGATAAGGAAGCAGAGATCAAGAGAAAAAGCGATAGAGACTCATGCACAGCTTGATGAGTACGAGATCGAGCATGTTTTACATGATGTTGCTCAGGATTATAAAAATATCAAAATAAGCATTTCCGGTCATGGAAGAGCGTATGCAGACCAGTCTATCTATTCTGTATTTAAAAATATCATCAGCAATGCCATACAACATGGCAAGACTTCATCAATAGATATTGGTGTTTCCTATAAAGGTAATTTCTGTGAGATAAGAATAGCTGACAATGGTATTGGAATACCGGATGATTTAAAGGAAAAAGTGTTTTATGAAGGTTATTCTTTTGGAAAAGACGGGCATACAGGCATTGGATTACATATAGTAAAACAGACAATTAAAGATTATGCAGGTGAAGTCTTCGTAGAGGATAATAAACCGAAAGGTACTGTGTTTATTGTCAGATTGAGAAAGGGAATTGATTAAGAAAAGGATGAAGAGGAGAGGATTTAAAGATATGAAGTGGATGTAGGGATTAGGATATAGGATTTAGTATTATTTTTATTTTTTTTTGAGTGAGGATATCAAGCCATTGAGCATTTTCCCAATTTCTTCTGTTTGAAGTATTAGATCATTATACAAACTGGATGTTATATAACAAAGACCTTTAGATAGTAGAAGGAAATAGTTAAGTTCGTTTAAACTCCCTCTTGAATTATATAAGAAACGAATATAGTCTCTTGTTGTGTTCCTTGAATTCCCTTCAACAATATTTGCAGGAATTGAATAAGCTGCCCGTATCATCTGATCAATAATACGATACTTTTCGTCTTTAGGAAATTTATTTGTTATTTGATAGAGTGTTAAAACAAGTTGGTGTGATTTCTTGAAAACATCTAAATCACTATAATTCATGATTCCTCCTTATAAATTAATTATATGTTACAATATTCTCCCAAATTCTAATCCCTAACCCTAAATCCTATTCCCTAACTCCTAGATCCTTAATATGTCCTTTCCCAACTCCTTTTACCCTGCATCCCAACTTTATGTATTTCTTTATTGTATCATCATTTAGAAAGTTTGAACAATCAATGATAAGCGGTTTACCTTCTGACATCTTGATCACATCTTTCGGGTCAAGCTTGATATAGTCTGAATGACCAACCGCAAAGATAATGACATCAGCCTGCGTAAGTGCATCTTCAAGATTTTTCTCTATTGGAACATTCTCCATTTCTGGCCAATATTCCACATATGGATCATGAGTTTTAACAACTGCCCAGTACTCATTCAGAAATTTGATCAATGTCTCAGAGGGTGAGTGACGTGTATCACCAAGATCTTCTAGATATGAGACACCAAGCACAGCAATTTTCACATCTTTTAATTCAGGATACTCTTCCTTGATCAGATCGATCGTATGGAGCGGCATAGTATCATTTATGTCAACCGAATGAACTGCCATCTTAAGATCTTCATCGATATTGAAGATCGCATCCATTGCCCAGTTAGCGAGCACAGGATCTTTGGTGAGACAGTAGCCACCAACCCCTAAACTTGGACGCAGAAGGTTATCATGAGTTCCTTTACGCTTTCGAATGGCTGCGCGAACTTTATGAAGATCGACACCGATCTTTTCAGCGCATTTAGCCCATTCAAGCGTGAGTGCTATATTGGTTGCTCGGTAAGAGTTCTCCATGACTTTTGAGAGTTCAGAAGCATTGGTATTATCGAGTTCTGTGAGAGGATAGTTTTCTGTATCTAAAATATTATTAAGAAATTCTCGTGCAATGTCTTTGCTTTTCTCATTCACTCCGGAAAATACTCGCCAGAAATCACGTATTGAACTCACATATTTTGCTCCGGGCATAACGCGTTCATATGAATGTGCGATAAGCGGAGGATGTTTTTTGATGTTTATGCCACGTTTCTTAAATTCTTCTTCAATAAGTGGTTTTACCACTTTTTGACAGGTTCCGGGAGGAACGGTCGTTTCAACCAGAATAAGACAATCGGGTTTAATATGTTTTCCCAGTGTTTTCATTCCATCTCTAAAAGCGGACATATCACAATATCCCTGTGCTGCATCACCAAAAGCTGGTTTTGTTGCATCAAGCTGAATATCAACAACAACGATATCGGCAACTTCATAGGCGTAGTTCAACCAAGTTGCACGAAGGGTTTTCTTTTCTACAACTGTTCGATGGAAGATCTCGGGTACTTCAGCATCAGAGGAACTCACGGGGGGAACTCCTGTGTTTATTATTGGCACTTTCCAGAAAGAACGTGTGGAAGCTCGTTGTTGACCATGTACAAAATAGAGCGGTTTTCCATTTTCATCAACTGCATCAGCGACCACAGCAGCCATAACGCAACCGACAAAACCCATGCCCTGGACTGCTACTATCTTCCGTCCGAGTTTGCTTTGTTCCTCGGTTATTCTCT encodes the following:
- a CDS encoding PAS domain S-box protein codes for the protein MIFRLNILLVEDNPGDAELIKEYIFDTSLRNSVFTEAHTLQEAIMFCVEQDFDVILLDLGLPDSNGLSTITKLLQCEKKVPIIVLTGLEDEKIALDAIRLGAQDYITKSNINPDVLVRILRYSIERKRTQEALFESEKKYRDLVNHITDGIYNTDLQGKFTFVNDALCKIFGYYESELLGKPFSMLVEPEKREEFVSRYNESFKTGRSSEIIEVPAITEDGSSITVEIKPVVQYEKGEPAGSRGVVRDVTERKNWEQQLEESEVRYRSFVENFHGIAFRSFLNGIPIYFHGAVKEITGYTEAEFINGYPRWEEIIYQDDQERLARSHDQKILSDGFDIEREYRIVRKDGKIAWVHDYIQTIFDYTRNKNILQGAIYDVTERKKAEEELSLSREQLKMANSILRHDVTNDLSVIQSAVEIFQDEKDDQMLDEIEKRVNMSMDTIRKQRSREKAIETHAQLDEYEIEHVLHDVAQDYKNIKISISGHGRAYADQSIYSVFKNIISNAIQHGKTSSIDIGVSYKGNFCEIRIADNGIGIPDDLKEKVFYEGYSFGKDGHTGIGLHIVKQTIKDYAGEVFVEDNKPKGTVFIVRLRKGID
- a CDS encoding four helix bundle protein translates to MNYSDLDVFKKSHQLVLTLYQITNKFPKDEKYRIIDQMIRAAYSIPANIVEGNSRNTTRDYIRFLYNSRGSLNELNYFLLLSKGLCYITSSLYNDLILQTEEIGKMLNGLISSLKKK
- a CDS encoding nucleotide sugar dehydrogenase is translated as MKNISLAPNGTEYQLPTDLQSEKELEELKRITEEQSKLGRKIVAVQGMGFVGCVMAAVVADAVDENGKPLYFVHGQQRASTRSFWKVPIINTGVPPVSSSDAEVPEIFHRTVVEKKTLRATWLNYAYEVADIVVVDIQLDATKPAFGDAAQGYCDMSAFRDGMKTLGKHIKPDCLILVETTVPPGTCQKVVKPLIEEEFKKRGINIKKHPPLIAHSYERVMPGAKYVSSIRDFWRVFSGVNEKSKDIAREFLNNILDTENYPLTELDNTNASELSKVMENSYRATNIALTLEWAKCAEKIGVDLHKVRAAIRKRKGTHDNLLRPSLGVGGYCLTKDPVLANWAMDAIFNIDEDLKMAVHSVDINDTMPLHTIDLIKEEYPELKDVKIAVLGVSYLEDLGDTRHSPSETLIKFLNEYWAVVKTHDPYVEYWPEMENVPIEKNLEDALTQADVIIFAVGHSDYIKLDPKDVIKMSEGKPLIIDCSNFLNDDTIKKYIKLGCRVKGVGKGHIKDLGVRE